A region of Nitrosomonas stercoris DNA encodes the following proteins:
- a CDS encoding motility protein A: MLVTVGYLVVIISVFGGFALAGGHLGSLFQPVELLMIGGAAIGAFVVGNSGKAIKATFKALPTVFKGSRYTKVVYMELMTLLYEVLGKIRKEGLMSIEADVDDPAQSPLFTKYPAILSDHHAIEFITDYLRLMVGGNLNPFEIENLMDGEIETHHQEGEIPVHVISKMGDGLPAFGIVAAVMGVVHTMESVGIPPAELGKLIAAALVGTFLGILLAYGFIGPLASRLEQRLHESSKLLECIKVTLLANLNGYAPALAVEFGRKVLFSTERPSFLELEKHVKESKSK, encoded by the coding sequence ATGTTGGTAACTGTTGGCTATCTTGTTGTCATTATTTCTGTGTTCGGTGGATTTGCCCTGGCGGGTGGCCACCTGGGTTCATTATTTCAGCCGGTGGAATTGCTCATGATTGGAGGAGCAGCTATCGGTGCGTTTGTTGTCGGTAATTCTGGTAAGGCAATCAAAGCTACTTTTAAGGCATTACCGACTGTTTTTAAAGGTTCTCGCTATACCAAAGTAGTCTATATGGAGTTGATGACATTGCTTTATGAAGTACTAGGCAAGATTCGTAAAGAAGGGTTAATGTCAATCGAGGCCGATGTGGATGATCCTGCCCAAAGTCCACTGTTTACGAAGTATCCTGCCATCCTGTCGGATCACCATGCTATAGAATTTATTACAGATTATTTACGCTTGATGGTGGGAGGTAATCTTAATCCATTTGAAATCGAGAATCTGATGGATGGTGAAATTGAAACCCATCATCAGGAAGGTGAAATACCGGTGCATGTTATCAGCAAGATGGGAGATGGCTTGCCGGCTTTCGGAATTGTGGCAGCGGTGATGGGGGTGGTGCACACCATGGAATCAGTGGGTATTCCGCCAGCAGAACTGGGGAAGCTGATTGCTGCAGCACTGGTGGGAACGTTTCTTGGGATTTTGCTTGCTTATGGTTTTATCGGGCCTTTGGCTAGTCGTCTCGAACAACGTTTGCATGAATCAAGTAAATTGCTGGAGTGTATCAAGGTGACATTGCTGGCTAATCTTAATGGCTATGCACCGGCACTCGCGGTTGAATTTGGCAGAAAGGTATTGTTTTCTACAGAGCGGCCATCTTTTCTGGAGTTGGAGAAACACGTCAAGGAAAGTAAATCCAAATAA
- a CDS encoding motility protein B yields the protein MAEDLAQKPIIIKRIKKKGGQIHGGVWKIAYADFVTAMMAFFLLMWLLGSTTQGDKEGIAEYFKTPLKVALFGGDGSGDSSNIIKGGGDDLSRKIGQMKKTDFDDLKHSLDMDALQTLQERVERELLEQLKEKIEDAINSNPILNKFKNQLLLDITSEGLRIQIVDEKNRPMFEIGKAELQSYTKVILREIGKMLNDVPNKISLSGHTDAKPYPSGEKSYSNWELSADRANASRRELIAGGMNPEKMLRVVGLSSAVMFDKENPFSPFNRRISIIVMNKRAEEAITRESLGEVSVHSEEEISIQIIDENSVIAD from the coding sequence ATGGCTGAAGATTTGGCACAAAAGCCGATTATTATCAAGCGTATCAAGAAGAAAGGCGGGCAAATTCATGGCGGAGTCTGGAAGATTGCCTATGCTGATTTTGTGACCGCGATGATGGCTTTTTTTCTGTTGATGTGGCTGTTGGGTTCAACGACCCAAGGTGATAAAGAAGGTATTGCGGAGTACTTTAAGACTCCCCTGAAAGTGGCGTTGTTTGGTGGAGATGGTAGCGGGGACAGTAGTAACATCATCAAAGGCGGAGGAGATGATTTGAGCCGCAAAATCGGCCAAATGAAGAAAACTGATTTTGATGATCTTAAACATTCACTCGATATGGATGCTTTACAGACGCTGCAGGAGCGTGTCGAGCGAGAACTACTGGAACAACTGAAAGAAAAAATAGAGGATGCGATCAACAGCAATCCGATTCTTAATAAATTTAAAAACCAGCTTTTGTTGGATATCACTTCAGAAGGTTTACGTATTCAGATTGTTGATGAAAAGAACCGGCCGATGTTTGAGATTGGTAAAGCGGAGCTACAATCCTATACCAAGGTGATTTTGCGAGAAATTGGCAAGATGCTGAATGATGTCCCCAACAAAATTAGCCTTTCCGGTCATACTGATGCCAAGCCTTATCCCTCTGGTGAAAAAAGTTATAGTAACTGGGAGCTGTCAGCGGATCGTGCGAATGCTTCTCGACGTGAGCTCATTGCTGGTGGTATGAATCCGGAGAAAATGTTGCGCGTGGTAGGTTTATCTTCTGCGGTGATGTTTGATAAAGAAAATCCATTTAGCCCGTTCAATCGGCGGATTAGTATTATTGTCATGAATAAAAGAGCAGAAGAAGCGATTACTCGTGAAAGTTTGGGCGAAGTATCGGTGCATTCCGAGGAAGAAATTAGTATACAAATAATTGATGAAAATAGTGTCATTGCCGACTGA